The Collibacillus ludicampi region GAAATGTTAGACGACATCGTGTCTGCCAGAAAGATCGCGGTGAGGGCGGAAGGTAAGATTAATACTTTACCGTTTTGAATACCTGTTAGTTGTTGTATTCCTCGAATCGTACCAAACATGTAGAGAGCGAATTTAAAAAATCCGACGGTACAGAATTGTAAAACAACGATTGCATCGAGGTTTTGAAGAAAGTCGGCTATGTTAATCTGACGCATTAAAGCGTAATAGGGAAAGACATTACGTTGAAACATCCTTTCACTTAGAATAGTAATCGCTAAAAAATCAGAAAAGCCAAGCAAAATTCCGTATACGACCGTGGCCAGTAAAGTGGCCTTCATCACCTGATTCGGTTGATTGACTAACGGCCAAATCATTGTGAATACAATGGTCTCCCCGTAAGGGATGATCACATTAAGTGGCCATAAATTCTTCCAAATGGCGATCCAGCCATGTTCTGCGATCGGTTGAACCCTGCCTATGTCAATGATGTCTGAACCGATTAACAAGCATGTGAGTACGATATAGGGGACAACCACTAAGACAGGGAAAAGGAACTCCCCTAGACGTCCTAATGGTTCGATTCCATGATAAAGACCATATGCGGTGACAAGCGTGAATAAAAACATGATGACGAAAAGGGGCGTCTGAGTCAAAATTGTTCCCCGAATGACTTCACCGAAATTACGTAGGTCTCGCCCTGCTAGATATAAGAAGAGGAGTGGATATAACCACGCGAGAGGAGTACCGATCCATCGACCAAATTGAGCGGGGAAACATTGAACGAGTGTTAACCCTGTGTGCATACGCATCAATGTAAAATATAACAAGATAAGTAACGCTCCAAATACGACAGACAAGAGTGTAACAATCCAAGCATCTTTACCTGCTTTCGCAGCGAAACCAAATACACTCGTAGTTCCAATTTGAAACATAACGGTTAGTGTAAACAATTGATAACCCGATATTTTTTCCATAGAACCCTCTCACTTTACGTGATCTGCCGTTATTATGCTCATGAGGTACGATCACGATTCGCGAATACGAAAAAGGTACCAGTAATCTTCTGTAAATAATGAAGGTTATGATTTCTCTTTTCAAGCGGGGCTGTAATAGATTCAATCATTTGTTGTTGGCTGGTAATCCGAATGAAAAGATGTTACAATTTTGATAATTAGTTGTATTCGATAATCGATAAATGAATGTTCGGATGAAGAAGAGATACAATAATCATAACTGGAGGAAAGAGGGAGAGAGCATGAACTTGTTTGATTTAAGCGGAAAAGTTGCAGTCATCACGGGTGCAACTAGAGGTCTCGGACAAGCCATGGTGATAGGACTCGCGGAAGCGGGAGCCGATATTGCCCTCATCCAACGAACGGAAACAGAAAAGACTACGAAAGAAATGATTGAACGGCTCGGTCGTCGTTGTGAAATCTTTGTGTGTGATCTTGCTGACATGGAACATGTGAAGACGGTCATGAACCAAGTGGACGAGTGTTTCGGGCATGTTGATATTCTCGTGAATAATGGGGGGATACAACGCCGTTCACCGGCGGTACAATTTTCAGAAGAGGATTGGGATGAAGTCTTCGCTGTCAACTTAAAATCGGTATTCTTTTTATGTCAGCAAGCCGGCCAACGGATGATCACACAAGGCGGAGGCAAGATCATCAATATCGCGTCCCTCCTGTCATTCCAAGGGGGCGTAACTGTTCCCGCTTATGCCGCAGCGAAAGGCGGCGTGGCTCAGTTAACGAAAGCGTTGGCAAACGAATGGGCAGGTCATGGCATCAATGTGAATGCAATTGCTCCCGGTTATATGGATACCGATATGAATAGGGAGCTCCTGCATGATAAAACACGCAGCCGTCAAATTTTGGAGAGAATTCCCGCAGGACGTTGGGGAACGCCTGAAGACCTAAAGGGGGCTGTGGTGTTCCTGGCTTCAAGGGCGTCCGATTATGTGAACGGTCATGTGCTCGTCGTTGATGGAGGATGGTTGGGAAGATAATCCATTATTTGGTAACCACTGCGACTCTTCTATTGTTGATTAGCTGTTTCACACATATCTAGAGCAAAAGTTTCACATGATGGTTTCAGGTGAGTCATATATCGTTTTCAAATAAATGGTCGATTTAAAGGGAGATATGGCGACATATATCTCCCTTTAGCAATTTTAAGATTACCTTTTTGAGGGGAGGTCTGTAGTATAATGATCATGGTTCAACATGTCTCTTCAAGAATAGACAAAAAAGGATCAGAGGAGAACCATATCAAGAAGTACTTACACTCTGTCTTCTTGGACAATGTGTTGCAGTCACTCGTGCTGCGGGAGACAAACGCCTGATTTACAAATTTTATCATGGAGAGGCTTCGTAACCATGAGTAGACATGAAATGACGATTCAATCAGAGGATGATATCTATTTTGCTCTTTATTACGTTCGGGTTTTAATGAACCAGCTCTCTTTTTCGGCAATCGAACAACAAAAGGTGCTTGTGAGTGTAGCCGAATTAACCAGGAATCTCTTGGATCATGCGAATGGGATTGGCACCTTTTCTTGTGAAATCACCGATCAAGGGATCCGCTTTATGGTGATCGATAACGGTCCGGGAATCCCCGATCTCAATGAAGTGTTAAACGGCAAAAAAACGCCTTCATCTCGCGGGCTTGGACTCGGTCTATCAGGGGCCAAGCGATTGATGGATGAACTGCATATCGAAACATCTAGAGAAGGGACGAAAATCGTCGGGATCCAGCGAAAGAAGAAAAAACGAATGATTTCCTTGTATTCCGCGAGTACAAACGCTGAGTGACGATCGTCTCGGTTTATTAAAATGTATGACTAAACTTTTATGGAGGCATGTGATGAACAGGAGATATACAGAAATATACGAAGATATACGAAACCAAATCCTTGAAGGAAAATACCCTCCTGGAAAAAAACTGCCCTCTGAAAATGACTTTTGTAAGATATATGGCACAAGTCGGGGAACGATTCGCAGAGCTTTGGATTTGCTTGCTAAAGAAGGATTTGTAAATAGCTTGCACGGAAAAGGCGTTTTTGTACTGGACAATCAGCCCATCACTTTTTCTTTGGGTGGGCTTGTAAGTTTCAAAGAGGCGAGTGAAAACAGCGGCCAAACGTTCACGACTTCCGTTCCATTGTTTGAGGAAATCATGATTGAAGAATCCCTGCATAACAAGACTCGGTTGCCTACAGGCAGAGAAGCTTACAAGTTATACCGGGTTCGTCAGCTAGACGGGGAGAAAGTTATTCTCGATGTCAACTATTTTCTAAAAGATATCGTTACCGGCTTATCAAAGGAGATCGCCGAACAATCGATCTATCAATATATTGAAGAAACATTACAGCTAAAAATCGGTTTTGCCAAACGAGTGGTTCAGGTTGAACATGCATCAACAAAGGACAGAGAACATTTGGATTTGAAGTCATATAATTTCGTTGCGGTCGTCAAAAACTTCGTTCATTTGCACGATGGT contains the following coding sequences:
- a CDS encoding GerAB/ArcD/ProY family transporter, with the translated sequence MEKISGYQLFTLTVMFQIGTTSVFGFAAKAGKDAWIVTLLSVVFGALLILLYFTLMRMHTGLTLVQCFPAQFGRWIGTPLAWLYPLLFLYLAGRDLRNFGEVIRGTILTQTPLFVIMFLFTLVTAYGLYHGIEPLGRLGEFLFPVLVVVPYIVLTCLLIGSDIIDIGRVQPIAEHGWIAIWKNLWPLNVIIPYGETIVFTMIWPLVNQPNQVMKATLLATVVYGILLGFSDFLAITILSERMFQRNVFPYYALMRQINIADFLQNLDAIVVLQFCTVGFFKFALYMFGTIRGIQQLTGIQNGKVLILPSALTAIFLADTMSSNISEHLYVGLKLVPYFLGIPFFILLPFVLFVVAWFRSMYAGSKETQ
- the kduD gene encoding 2-dehydro-3-deoxy-D-gluconate 5-dehydrogenase KduD produces the protein MNLFDLSGKVAVITGATRGLGQAMVIGLAEAGADIALIQRTETEKTTKEMIERLGRRCEIFVCDLADMEHVKTVMNQVDECFGHVDILVNNGGIQRRSPAVQFSEEDWDEVFAVNLKSVFFLCQQAGQRMITQGGGKIINIASLLSFQGGVTVPAYAAAKGGVAQLTKALANEWAGHGINVNAIAPGYMDTDMNRELLHDKTRSRQILERIPAGRWGTPEDLKGAVVFLASRASDYVNGHVLVVDGGWLGR
- a CDS encoding ATP-binding protein, whose protein sequence is MSRHEMTIQSEDDIYFALYYVRVLMNQLSFSAIEQQKVLVSVAELTRNLLDHANGIGTFSCEITDQGIRFMVIDNGPGIPDLNEVLNGKKTPSSRGLGLGLSGAKRLMDELHIETSREGTKIVGIQRKKKKRMISLYSASTNAE
- the treR gene encoding trehalose operon repressor; this translates as MNRRYTEIYEDIRNQILEGKYPPGKKLPSENDFCKIYGTSRGTIRRALDLLAKEGFVNSLHGKGVFVLDNQPITFSLGGLVSFKEASENSGQTFTTSVPLFEEIMIEESLHNKTRLPTGREAYKLYRVRQLDGEKVILDVNYFLKDIVTGLSKEIAEQSIYQYIEETLQLKIGFAKRVVQVEHASTKDREHLDLKSYNFVAVVKNFVHLHDGTQFEYTESRHRPDRFIFTDFARRR